A single window of Oncorhynchus gorbuscha isolate QuinsamMale2020 ecotype Even-year unplaced genomic scaffold, OgorEven_v1.0 Un_scaffold_11866, whole genome shotgun sequence DNA harbors:
- the LOC124030470 gene encoding helicase SKI2W-like produces MILNLLRVEALRVTDMMRRSFSESHRDTQAHEQQIGQLKQTLSSLPPLDTEGQLSDLLPYYYTVTELRLTAEALQCAVLGSVNGLKALSVGRVVVVNNKQHFNALGVILQVSSDSVNRMFIALIICEKGNEEGKGDSPNGSAFPHLYNTALFTPEGQFIHTHIQHCPLYT; encoded by the exons ATGATCCTCAACCTGCTGCGTGTGGAGGCCCTCCGAGTCACCGACATGATGAGGAGGAGCTTCTCTGAgagccacagagacacacag GCCCATGAGCAGCAGATTGGTCAGTTGAAACagactctgtcctctctccctcctctggacACGGAGGGTCAGCTGTCTGACCTACTGCCGTACTACTACACTGTCACTGAGCTACGCCTCACTGCTGAGGCtctgcag TGTGCTGTTCTGGGGTCTGTGAATGGGTTGAAAGCTCTCTCCGTGGGACGAGTGGTAGTGGTCAACAACAAACAGCACTTCAACGCCCTCGGAGTCATCCtacag GTTTCCAGTGACTCAGTGAATCGTATGTTTATTGCTCTCATCATCTGTGAGAAAGGCAATGAGGAGGGAAAAGGGGACAGCCCGAACGGCAGTGCCTTCCCCCACCTCTACAACACTGCCCTCTTTACACCTGAAGGTcagttcatacacacacacatacaacactgcCCTCTTTACACCTGA